TTCCGGAATTAATGCCCACCCCTCTTAATTTATATCCGATCAATTCTCCGTTTTTGTCCAAAGCTGCTTCGAAACGATAACGTACCGCAGGGCGATAAATGCCACCGGTCATGTCATCCTCACGGGTCCAGATCACCTTCACGGGAGCCTTCATCAGTTTGGATACATTGGCGGCTTCCATTACATAATCAGCAGCAAGTCTGCGGCCAAATCCTCCGCCCTGACGAGTGATTTCGACGGTAATTTTCTCAGGGGCAATGCCGGTCAGCTTCGCTACTTCCGTACGTGCGCGGTCAGGCGTTTGCGTAGGCCCTACCAGTTCAACCCCGTCTTCCCGCACGTGTGCAAAGAAATTCATCGGTTCCAGCGGGCTATGCGGTAAGAACGGGCATTGGTATTCAGCCTTGATCACCTTCGCTGCATTTTTGAATGCAGTATCAACGTCTCCGTTTTTACGGCGGACAGTAGCTTCTCCATTATCCAGCAGATTTTGGAAAATACGGTTGTGATCCGAAGAGCTTTCCAGTTCCCCACCTTTTTCATATTCTATTTTCAATGCCTCCCTGGCCTTTTTCACCTGCCATGTAGACTTGCCGACTACGGCTACGCTGTTATCAAAGGTCACTACATCCACAATCCCCGGCATTGCTTTCGCAGCTACCGCATCGACTGATTTTAATTTCAATCCGAATGCCTTAGGTCTTTGAATTAATGCGAACAACATTCCTTCGCGGTAAAAATCCAACCCGAAAAGTGGTTTACCGGTAGCAATATTGTTGTTATCAACATTACGGACAGACTGTCCGATCAGTTTGAAATCCTTTTCGTTCTTTAATTTAATTTCGTTCGGTACCGTTAGTTTGGAAGCAGCCTCGGCAAGTTGTCCGTATGAAAGCGATTTGCCGGAGGCCTTGTGCAAGACTTTTCCGTTTTCGGTACTACATTCAGCAGTTGGTACTTTCCAGGTGGCAGCCGCTGCTTCGATCAGTAAATAACGGGCTGTGGCGCCAGCCTTGCGTAGCCTTTCCCATGAATGCGGCACTGCGCCGCTACCGCCGGTGACCTGCCTTTCAAATATGGTAGTATCGAGATTTCCCTGAACGGTTTTAACCTGTTTCCAGTCGGCGTCCAGTTCTTCCGCCACCACCATTGGAAATGCAGTCTTGATACCCTGCCCGATCTCCGGGTTCGGTGATACAATGGTAATGCTGTTGTCGGTACCGATGGACAAATAGCTATTGAAATGAATGGAGCCTGCGGCTATCTGTTTAGCATCTACTACCACCGGAAGTGCCGACGAATTGGACCAATTGAAACCCAAAAACAGACCACCACCTGCTGCTGCGGCGATTCTCATGAAATCCCGCCTCGAAGTTTGTT
The genomic region above belongs to Dyadobacter pollutisoli and contains:
- a CDS encoding xanthine dehydrogenase family protein molybdopterin-binding subunit, with protein sequence MKTLEQTSRRDFMRIAAAAGGGLFLGFNWSNSSALPVVVDAKQIAAGSIHFNSYLSIGTDNSITIVSPNPEIGQGIKTAFPMVVAEELDADWKQVKTVQGNLDTTIFERQVTGGSGAVPHSWERLRKAGATARYLLIEAAAATWKVPTAECSTENGKVLHKASGKSLSYGQLAEAASKLTVPNEIKLKNEKDFKLIGQSVRNVDNNNIATGKPLFGLDFYREGMLFALIQRPKAFGLKLKSVDAVAAKAMPGIVDVVTFDNSVAVVGKSTWQVKKAREALKIEYEKGGELESSSDHNRIFQNLLDNGEATVRRKNGDVDTAFKNAAKVIKAEYQCPFLPHSPLEPMNFFAHVREDGVELVGPTQTPDRARTEVAKLTGIAPEKITVEITRQGGGFGRRLAADYVMEAANVSKLMKAPVKVIWTREDDMTGGIYRPAVRYRFEAALDKNGELIGYKLRGVGINSGNPTREDNFPSGSVDNLLIDSVEHKSPITTGPWRAPITNFLAYAEQSFLDEVAEAAGKDPIEFRLALLEKAKKSPAGDVKYDVDRMIAVIKMAAEKSNWGKKKGVHQGFSVYFSHRSYVAQVGEVVVEKGKPVLKNIVAAVDCGIVINKSGSLQQVRGGVVDGVGHAMFGNMTFKNGTPDQSNFNGFRLIRMNEIPEVDVHFVDNGISPTGLGEPALPPAGGAVANAFYKATKQRLRNQPFINEEAFKGIS